A window of Mucilaginibacter paludis DSM 18603 contains these coding sequences:
- a CDS encoding RagB/SusD family nutrient uptake outer membrane protein — protein sequence MTNNLKSLNMFSLKSTYINLAVIMLFLSMITVSCKKLDQVPQDTATNSAVFGSVNGLQLYANSFYTILPDSGTAVRGDAMSDFAARTSVPDFLRPGAFGPRQSSGWTWTGLRNINYFIENCNNPNISLSQRQHFIGLARFFRAWFYFDKLKRFGDVPWIGKTMKIDDPALYNGRDKRTLVVDSIIADLDYAALHINTTDNTRSLITKFTAYAFKSRVCLFEGTFRKYHDEYGLQSSVNGLLNQAVDAAQAVIAGGGFSLNVAGGTDKAYRQLFTSQVPVASEVILAVVVDPALGIYNDSNWYWTSATYGDRVSLIRTFVNTYLNIDGTPFTDKPGYKTMPFAQEVKGRDMRLQQTIRMGNYTRLNGGTQQAAPPVFSYTYTGYQPIKLTQDDASMDGGTRNTNSIPIIRYAEVLLNYAEAKAELGTLTDADWNMTIGALRRRAGITGNTSTKPVIADQYLQTNYFPAISDPSLLEIRRERGIELAFEGFRFNDIVRWKRGELMDQIWNGFYVPALNVPLDLNEDGVLDVCFYTTLPTNQVAGVTYVSVAETLTGGAANPQRLSSANELTWLTTITRKWDDKYYLYPIPETDRLQNPKLGQNPGW from the coding sequence ATGACAAACAATTTAAAAAGCTTAAATATGTTTTCTCTAAAATCAACATACATCAATTTAGCGGTAATCATGCTTTTTTTGAGCATGATTACGGTTAGCTGTAAAAAATTAGACCAGGTACCGCAGGATACAGCCACCAATTCTGCAGTGTTTGGGAGCGTAAATGGCTTGCAACTTTATGCCAATTCCTTTTATACCATTCTGCCCGATTCCGGAACTGCCGTACGGGGCGATGCCATGTCTGATTTTGCCGCACGAACATCCGTTCCTGACTTTTTAAGGCCGGGCGCTTTTGGCCCGAGGCAAAGCAGCGGCTGGACCTGGACCGGCTTGCGCAACATTAACTATTTTATTGAAAACTGTAATAACCCTAACATTTCGCTCAGCCAGCGCCAGCACTTTATTGGCCTTGCGCGCTTTTTCAGGGCCTGGTTTTATTTCGATAAGCTGAAACGTTTTGGTGATGTACCCTGGATTGGTAAAACAATGAAGATTGATGACCCCGCGCTATACAACGGCCGGGATAAAAGAACACTGGTGGTCGACTCGATCATTGCCGATCTTGATTATGCCGCCCTTCATATCAATACCACAGATAACACCAGGAGCTTGATTACCAAATTTACCGCTTACGCTTTTAAATCGCGGGTTTGCTTGTTTGAGGGCACCTTCAGAAAGTATCATGACGAGTATGGCCTGCAGTCGTCCGTTAACGGCCTGCTTAACCAGGCTGTGGATGCTGCGCAAGCAGTAATAGCCGGAGGTGGTTTTAGCCTGAACGTAGCCGGCGGAACGGATAAAGCATACAGGCAACTATTCACCAGCCAGGTACCCGTAGCTTCGGAAGTAATCCTGGCCGTAGTAGTAGACCCAGCCCTGGGTATTTATAACGATTCGAACTGGTATTGGACCAGTGCCACATACGGCGATAGGGTGAGCTTGATCCGCACCTTTGTCAATACCTATCTTAATATCGATGGCACTCCTTTTACCGATAAGCCGGGGTACAAAACAATGCCTTTTGCACAAGAGGTAAAAGGCCGCGACATGCGCTTGCAACAAACCATCCGCATGGGTAATTACACCCGTTTAAACGGAGGAACCCAACAGGCGGCCCCGCCGGTTTTTTCATATACCTATACCGGCTACCAGCCCATCAAGTTAACGCAGGATGATGCATCAATGGATGGCGGAACACGCAATACCAACTCGATACCTATTATACGTTACGCCGAAGTGCTGTTAAACTACGCAGAAGCAAAGGCCGAATTAGGTACACTTACCGATGCCGATTGGAACATGACGATAGGCGCTTTACGCAGAAGGGCGGGCATAACCGGCAATACAAGCACCAAGCCTGTAATTGCAGATCAATACCTGCAAACCAACTACTTCCCGGCTATATCCGATCCGTCTTTACTCGAGATCAGGCGTGAGCGTGGTATTGAACTTGCCTTTGAGGGTTTTAGGTTTAATGATATTGTAAGATGGAAAAGAGGCGAACTGATGGATCAAATCTGGAATGGTTTTTATGTACCCGCCCTGAATGTTCCGCTTGATTTAAATGAAGATGGCGTACTCGATGTTTGTTTCTACACCACCCTGCCAACAAACCAGGTTGCTGGCGTCACCTATGTAAGCGTGGCCGAAACCCTTACCGGCGGAGCAGCAAACCCGCAGCGGCTTAGCAGCGCAAACGAGCTAACCTGGCTAACCACCATTACCCGTAAATGGGATGACAAATATTACCTTTACCCTATCCCTGAAACCGATAGGTTACAAAACCCCAAATTGGGTCAAAACCCTGGCTGGTAA
- a CDS encoding SusC/RagA family TonB-linked outer membrane protein, with the protein MKKKLRCLTKAMRITFLIYTMMIVGAGVLLAAPSTGQVFEKRVSVSLSNETLLSSIKKIEIAGHIDFAYDPKLIALADVQIKNQSFNNERLADVLKKLLNSSIIGFKEEVAGTVTLYKKDSQPKAVPGKITGKVVDEKGDPLIGATIMLMETRQGTQTDVNGDFSIATNEGTYTLTVSFISFESKRIPAIKVKSGESTLLKPITLAAQSGTINEVLVVGYGTQKKQNLTGAVDQITSKVLENRSLPNLTQGLQGLLPNLNLVPLDGKPIQSPSYNIRGTTSIGQGGSALILVDGVEGDPSRINPNDVATVSVLKDAASASIYGARGAFGVVLITTKNPTKEKNSVSYSFNESIKNPTTVPQFVTDGYTFAKMFNEGWSAWNDYAQTPQNINKTVKFSQAYLEELRKHDADPSLPSVITNSAGEYEYYGNTDWYKLLYKDHNKAQEHNLSVSGNSGKADFLITGRYFAQDGLFRYNSDDYNVYNLRAKGSLQLYPWLNIYNNADYSNVKYHNPLNVGEGGSVWRNLQDEGHNMVPLFNPDGTLTYSAAYSVGDFFYGKNGINFDNRVFRNTTGFVAQFFDNVFRVKGDFTFQNTDNGQNRKRVQVPYSRKPGVIEYVGTAYNDLEIYSQSTQYIATNTYGEFEPKLSNGHYFKALAGFNFEQSTSKKLDVVRNGLISDDATDINLALGQSITTVGGWDQWDIVGGFYRLNYSFKDRYLVEADGRYDGSSKFPANQRYAFFPSVSAGWKISNEPFWKISKSLITNLKVRASYGSLGNGSIGSYAFQEKFSISKSTRILNGILPQKTNQPSVLPDGLTWETSTTQNIGLDLGMLSNRLTISGDAYIRKTTNMFTTGMTLPAVFGTNVPKGNYADLKTKGWEVSVAWRDRLNSTGKPFNYGLRLTLADYTAKITKYNNPDKRLNDYYAGQTVGEIWGFETAGYFTSAQDIANSPKQTLIKASTSGQLLPGDIKFKDLNNDGVIDYGDQTVNKPGDRRVIGNSTPRYTYGIGLDADWNNFFFSAFFQGVAKQDWYPGSEASVFWGQYNRPYNKVPVSQLGKIWSESNPDAYFPRYRGYVAQNGSGELTQAQTKYLQNAAYLRMKNVQVGYNLPLQLIQKIKLANLRVFVSGENLLTWSPLYKVTKDIDPESINGSDRVLTDGNSGNGNNYPMLKSVTLGITATF; encoded by the coding sequence ATGAAAAAAAAACTACGTTGCTTAACTAAAGCCATGCGTATCACTTTTCTGATTTACACCATGATGATTGTCGGCGCGGGTGTATTGTTAGCCGCCCCAAGCACCGGACAGGTTTTTGAGAAACGCGTTAGCGTTTCCCTTTCAAACGAAACGCTGTTAAGTTCCATAAAAAAAATCGAAATAGCAGGCCATATTGATTTTGCCTACGACCCAAAATTGATTGCCCTTGCAGATGTTCAAATCAAAAATCAAAGTTTTAACAATGAGCGTTTAGCTGATGTATTAAAAAAACTGTTGAACAGCAGTATCATCGGCTTTAAAGAAGAGGTAGCAGGCACTGTTACCCTGTACAAAAAAGACTCGCAGCCCAAAGCGGTGCCCGGCAAAATTACCGGTAAAGTTGTTGACGAAAAAGGCGACCCGCTAATAGGGGCTACGATTATGTTGATGGAGACACGCCAAGGGACACAAACCGATGTAAATGGCGACTTCAGCATAGCTACCAACGAGGGTACCTATACCTTAACGGTAAGTTTCATTTCGTTCGAATCAAAGCGTATACCTGCCATTAAAGTAAAATCGGGCGAGAGCACATTGCTTAAACCGATTACGCTTGCGGCGCAATCGGGTACCATTAACGAGGTGCTTGTTGTTGGTTACGGAACACAAAAAAAGCAAAACCTGACGGGCGCTGTTGATCAGATTACTTCAAAGGTACTTGAAAACCGGTCGCTTCCTAATCTTACCCAAGGCTTGCAGGGGCTTCTACCCAACCTTAACCTTGTTCCGCTGGATGGTAAACCTATTCAATCCCCATCTTACAACATCCGGGGTACCACATCTATCGGCCAGGGTGGCAGCGCCCTTATTTTAGTTGATGGTGTTGAAGGCGACCCGAGCCGCATTAATCCTAACGATGTGGCTACGGTATCGGTACTTAAAGATGCTGCTTCGGCCTCCATTTACGGTGCAAGGGGTGCCTTCGGCGTTGTACTCATCACCACCAAAAATCCCACTAAAGAAAAAAACAGCGTTAGCTATTCTTTCAACGAATCTATTAAAAACCCAACCACGGTACCTCAATTTGTTACCGATGGCTACACCTTTGCAAAAATGTTTAACGAAGGATGGAGCGCCTGGAATGATTATGCACAAACACCGCAAAACATCAATAAAACGGTGAAGTTTTCGCAAGCCTATTTAGAGGAGTTGAGAAAACACGATGCCGATCCTTCCTTACCATCAGTAATAACCAACAGCGCCGGTGAGTACGAGTATTACGGCAATACCGACTGGTATAAGCTACTATACAAAGATCATAACAAAGCTCAGGAGCATAATCTGTCTGTATCGGGCAACAGCGGCAAAGCCGATTTCCTGATCACTGGCCGCTATTTTGCACAGGATGGCTTGTTCAGGTATAACTCCGATGATTACAACGTTTATAATTTAAGGGCTAAAGGCTCATTGCAGTTGTATCCATGGTTGAATATCTATAACAATGCCGATTACTCTAACGTGAAATACCATAACCCGCTAAACGTGGGTGAAGGCGGCAGCGTGTGGAGAAACCTACAGGACGAAGGCCACAATATGGTGCCTTTATTTAATCCTGATGGTACGTTAACTTATTCAGCCGCTTATTCGGTAGGCGATTTTTTTTACGGCAAAAACGGTATCAACTTTGATAACCGGGTATTTAGAAATACCACAGGTTTTGTAGCCCAGTTTTTTGATAACGTATTTCGTGTTAAGGGCGATTTTACTTTCCAAAATACCGATAACGGCCAAAACCGCAAGCGTGTGCAGGTACCTTATAGCCGCAAACCGGGCGTAATTGAGTATGTAGGTACTGCTTACAACGACCTGGAAATCTATAGCCAAAGCACACAGTATATTGCCACCAATACTTACGGCGAGTTTGAGCCTAAGTTAAGTAATGGCCATTACTTTAAGGCATTGGCTGGTTTTAACTTTGAGCAGTCGACATCAAAAAAGCTTGATGTGGTACGTAATGGATTAATTTCTGATGATGCTACTGACATCAACCTTGCTTTAGGTCAATCCATAACTACTGTCGGTGGTTGGGATCAATGGGATATTGTTGGTGGATTTTACCGTTTAAATTATTCATTTAAAGACAGGTACCTGGTTGAGGCCGACGGACGGTACGACGGGTCATCAAAATTTCCGGCCAATCAGCGTTACGCATTCTTTCCTTCAGTATCTGCAGGTTGGAAAATTTCGAACGAGCCGTTCTGGAAGATATCAAAAAGCCTGATCACCAATTTAAAAGTGAGGGCATCATACGGTTCATTGGGTAATGGCAGCATCGGTTCTTACGCGTTTCAGGAGAAATTCAGTATTTCCAAGTCAACCAGGATACTCAATGGGATACTACCTCAAAAAACCAATCAGCCAAGTGTGTTGCCTGATGGCTTAACCTGGGAAACTTCCACTACGCAAAATATCGGTTTGGATTTAGGCATGCTATCCAATCGCCTTACCATCTCCGGCGATGCGTACATCCGCAAAACAACCAATATGTTTACCACTGGGATGACATTGCCTGCCGTTTTTGGCACCAATGTTCCGAAAGGGAACTATGCCGATTTGAAAACCAAGGGCTGGGAAGTAAGCGTGGCTTGGCGCGACAGACTTAACTCCACCGGCAAGCCGTTTAACTATGGTTTAAGGCTAACCTTGGCCGATTATACAGCTAAAATTACCAAATACAACAACCCGGATAAAAGGCTAAATGATTATTACGCCGGACAAACCGTAGGCGAGATTTGGGGATTTGAAACAGCCGGTTATTTTACATCTGCCCAAGATATTGCTAACTCGCCAAAGCAAACTCTTATTAAGGCATCAACAAGCGGGCAGCTTTTACCGGGTGATATTAAATTTAAAGACCTGAATAACGATGGTGTGATTGACTACGGCGACCAAACCGTAAATAAACCCGGCGACAGGCGTGTAATTGGTAACTCCACCCCAAGATATACTTATGGCATAGGGCTGGATGCGGACTGGAACAATTTCTTTTTCTCGGCCTTTTTTCAGGGTGTAGCCAAACAGGATTGGTATCCGGGTTCGGAAGCCAGTGTTTTTTGGGGCCAGTACAACAGGCCATACAACAAGGTGCCTGTATCGCAATTGGGTAAAATATGGTCGGAGAGTAACCCTGATGCATACTTCCCAAGGTATCGTGGTTATGTAGCACAAAACGGATCGGGCGAGTTAACCCAGGCGCAAACCAAATACCTGCAAAACGCAGCCTACCTGCGGATGAAAAACGTACAGGTGGGTTACAATTTACCACTACAGTTGATACAAAAAATTAAGCTTGCTAATCTGCGCGTGTTTGTTTCGGGCGAAAACCTACTCACCTGGTCGCCACTTTACAAAGTCACCAAAGATATTGACCCTGAAAGCATCAATGGATCTGATAGGGTGCTTACGGATGGTAACAGCGGTAACGGTAACAACTACCCCATGTTAAAGAGCGTAACCTTAGGTATAACCGCCACATTTTAA
- a CDS encoding FecR family protein yields the protein MDSSELKNLIDRYLKNDVTEKERELLDAWYKSYDDIHQQLPAAKEQQLKSEIYSFVKERIDTRPPKARELNVLRYAAVAAVAIVLLVAGLFVRRDNWQEQKTAFTIFKTNTGQVKKLELPDGSIVWLNAMSRVRISEGFEKKATRNVYLDEGEAFFEVKRNPSRPFLVITNSITTRVLGTSFDVKAYKRLNYASVTLRTGHVAVTDRQGKMALLLPNQRATYLINEHTYRLSSYNGEKSKNWVEGRTVLSNASFQELALVVENIYGVKLTSNNKLTNTYKYNIVISQQHAVDETLKLICSIHKNNYRRKNNDITIY from the coding sequence ATGGATTCTTCGGAGCTTAAAAATTTAATTGACCGCTACCTCAAAAATGATGTTACCGAAAAGGAGCGTGAGCTTCTGGACGCATGGTATAAATCGTATGATGATATTCATCAGCAACTACCTGCCGCAAAAGAACAACAGTTAAAAAGCGAAATTTACAGCTTTGTAAAAGAGCGCATAGATACCCGCCCACCAAAAGCAAGGGAATTAAATGTACTTCGATATGCAGCCGTTGCAGCCGTCGCTATTGTGCTGCTCGTTGCTGGCCTGTTTGTACGCAGGGATAATTGGCAAGAGCAAAAAACAGCATTCACCATTTTTAAAACTAACACCGGCCAGGTAAAAAAACTGGAACTGCCCGATGGATCTATCGTGTGGCTTAATGCCATGTCACGCGTCAGGATAAGCGAAGGTTTTGAAAAAAAAGCCACCCGCAATGTTTATTTAGACGAGGGAGAAGCATTTTTTGAGGTGAAAAGGAATCCTTCCCGTCCGTTCCTGGTGATTACCAATAGCATCACCACCCGCGTGCTGGGTACATCGTTTGATGTTAAAGCTTACAAACGGTTAAACTATGCCTCGGTAACGTTAAGAACCGGCCATGTGGCGGTAACAGACAGGCAAGGTAAAATGGCACTACTGCTGCCTAACCAAAGAGCCACCTATCTCATCAATGAACATACTTACCGCCTAAGTTCATACAATGGCGAAAAAAGTAAAAATTGGGTGGAAGGCCGAACCGTACTAAGCAATGCTTCCTTCCAGGAACTGGCGCTGGTTGTCGAAAATATTTACGGCGTAAAATTAACCAGCAACAACAAACTCACCAATACCTATAAATACAATATCGTGATCAGCCAGCAACACGCTGTTGACGAAACCTTGAAGTTGATCTGTTCAATCCACAAAAACAATTACAGGAGGAAAAACAATGACATAACCATTTATTAA
- a CDS encoding RNA polymerase sigma factor: MQQCDNPTADPELLEMLKEDNTIAFDVLFNRYWKLLFVAAHTRLNDEEAAKDLVQNLLIEVWQKRNELQINTTLEQYLFGAVKLKVLHHFRSESIRQNAMDNALARMADLIDGAETLSSYFDLEKIVSQEVEEMPVNMKRSFLLRSDSYTVKEIAENLNLAEQTVSNNITEALKRLKRRLKMEYPDRYMNCFICLAILFTQT, encoded by the coding sequence ATGCAACAATGTGACAATCCAACGGCCGACCCCGAACTTTTGGAAATGCTAAAGGAAGACAATACCATTGCTTTTGATGTATTGTTTAACCGTTATTGGAAGTTGCTTTTTGTTGCAGCACATACCCGCCTGAACGACGAGGAGGCCGCAAAAGACCTGGTACAAAACTTGTTAATTGAGGTATGGCAAAAGCGAAATGAATTGCAAATTAATACTACGCTCGAGCAGTATTTGTTTGGGGCTGTTAAACTTAAAGTATTACATCACTTCCGCTCAGAATCCATCCGGCAGAATGCCATGGATAACGCCTTGGCACGCATGGCCGACCTTATCGATGGAGCAGAAACGCTGTCTTCATATTTTGATCTGGAAAAAATTGTAAGCCAGGAGGTAGAGGAAATGCCGGTCAACATGAAACGCTCTTTCCTGTTGAGGAGTGATAGCTATACGGTAAAAGAGATAGCCGAAAACCTGAACCTTGCGGAGCAAACGGTATCAAACAATATTACCGAAGCACTCAAGCGTTTAAAACGCCGCCTTAAAATGGAGTATCCCGACCGTTATATGAACTGTTTTATTTGCCTCGCCATCTTGTTTACACAAACCTAA
- a CDS encoding ABC transporter ATP-binding protein has product MNFKGKIAYLQRDLIRILKLIWQADKQTALINIGLQFVQALLPVLSLYFIKALVEALVKGNEHFGSVITILIEFGLVQFVSALAAQYAGYINTIHQQTLTDHLSAQVLSKAIEVDYEYYENPDYHDTLHLAQQQSLFKATLILTSFNAMLLNGLSLLFLIAFFFTLHSVFALLFMLLSIPLVVIKWYSGFALVRMEQKFAPLEREAFYLHHTLTSVGYAKEVRVFNFGQRFIHKFNVIRHHIHTEKTKLHAKLIRYSLIAETVEIIAMVSIFSLLAKSAFDKSITIGVFIIYVQGFQRLQSTSRGFLQAMVQLVQQRIFLKDLFAFFDIEHLVPGNGDKPYQSAGEGLVVNNISFTYPQTNRQVLNNISLTCQPGEIIAIVGENGSGKSTLIKLLARLYNVQTGSIQINGQNIGDLLADDFRRQSVFLFQDFEKYFLTISENITIGDDHTNTAAPAVENAARLSGAHPFIIKLAKGYQTRMGRLFEGSEQISGGQWQKLALARLFYKDRQLIVLDEPTSALDPTAEFELFNNLKNGLNSQMIILITHRLYNLKIADRIFVMENGQIAEDGTFEELISRTGPFKKMYDAQKL; this is encoded by the coding sequence ATGAATTTTAAAGGAAAAATAGCCTATCTGCAACGCGACCTGATACGGATACTGAAACTGATATGGCAGGCCGATAAGCAAACCGCGCTTATTAATATCGGGTTGCAGTTCGTGCAGGCATTATTGCCTGTGTTATCGTTGTATTTTATAAAGGCTCTGGTTGAGGCTCTGGTAAAGGGCAATGAACATTTCGGGAGTGTTATCACTATATTGATTGAATTTGGCCTGGTGCAATTTGTATCGGCATTGGCAGCACAATATGCCGGCTATATCAACACCATCCACCAGCAAACGCTTACCGATCATCTTTCGGCACAGGTTTTAAGCAAGGCTATTGAGGTTGATTATGAATATTATGAGAACCCCGACTATCACGATACCCTGCACCTTGCCCAGCAGCAATCCTTATTCAAGGCAACGCTCATATTAACCAGCTTTAACGCTATGTTATTAAATGGGCTGTCATTACTGTTTCTCATCGCTTTCTTTTTTACACTGCACTCGGTATTCGCATTGTTGTTCATGCTGCTCTCCATACCATTGGTGGTTATTAAATGGTATTCTGGTTTTGCACTTGTAAGAATGGAACAAAAATTTGCCCCCTTGGAGCGCGAAGCATTTTACCTGCATCATACCTTAACCAGTGTAGGATATGCTAAAGAGGTTAGGGTGTTTAATTTCGGGCAAAGGTTTATTCATAAATTTAACGTTATAAGGCATCATATCCATACCGAAAAAACAAAACTGCACGCAAAGTTAATCAGGTACAGTTTAATTGCCGAGACTGTAGAAATTATAGCGATGGTATCTATTTTTAGTTTATTAGCAAAATCAGCTTTCGATAAAAGCATTACAATAGGTGTGTTTATTATTTATGTACAAGGCTTTCAGCGGTTGCAAAGCACATCAAGGGGTTTCTTACAGGCAATGGTACAACTTGTTCAGCAGCGTATTTTCCTCAAAGACCTTTTTGCTTTTTTCGATATTGAGCATTTGGTGCCCGGTAACGGCGATAAGCCTTATCAATCTGCCGGCGAAGGCTTAGTTGTTAACAATATATCGTTTACCTACCCGCAAACCAACCGCCAGGTATTAAACAATATATCGCTTACTTGCCAGCCAGGAGAAATTATTGCCATCGTAGGCGAAAATGGTTCGGGCAAATCAACTCTAATTAAATTATTAGCCCGCCTTTACAACGTTCAAACCGGCAGTATACAAATCAACGGGCAAAATATTGGCGATCTGTTGGCTGATGATTTTCGTCGGCAATCTGTTTTCTTGTTTCAGGATTTTGAGAAATATTTTTTAACTATTTCCGAAAATATCACGATAGGTGACGATCATACCAATACAGCAGCACCAGCGGTTGAAAATGCAGCCAGGTTATCGGGGGCTCATCCCTTCATTATCAAATTAGCTAAAGGTTACCAAACCCGCATGGGCAGGCTTTTTGAGGGGAGCGAACAGATTAGTGGCGGCCAATGGCAAAAATTAGCTTTGGCCAGGTTGTTTTATAAAGACAGGCAGCTGATAGTGCTTGATGAACCCACCAGCGCATTGGATCCAACAGCCGAGTTTGAGTTGTTTAACAACCTGAAAAATGGCCTCAATAGCCAAATGATTATATTGATAACCCATCGCTTGTACAATCTGAAAATTGCCGACAGGATATTTGTGATGGAAAATGGCCAGATTGCCGAGGATGGGACTTTTGAAGAGCTCATCAGCAGAACCGGCCCCTTCAAAAAAATGTACGATGCGCAAAAGTTGTAG
- a CDS encoding nucleotidyltransferase family protein: MLSIPQLQKIYTAEKVLVVLISRVYFKNAETEQVQNFIAEADVDWDLLYRIIRAHHIRSFIYHTIATRGLKVDSGFEARLKKDSLDINVQNLHQLHFTKQLLNDFASLGVKAIPYKGINFGSKYYESISIRESSDIDMLVDRNSVKQMRKYFHENKFVAKADIPDRYLNYALFFFKELAFKTPKDKLNINCSVEIQWRLIDFFLGKFAGFDYFEKQLGNNAIDALKALNPTNDMICMASHHFIREPLTSFKYVIDAACLLKTSAQEIDHEEITKLLKRYNYQNFYGVALLTINDLLGVDISTKPYQTEYKNNKVLLNSCLAFPPLKKVSLPNKANLILIWNRHNLKGKADMALRLFFYAFLPSPYDLNKLNLPLFLLPLVVIFRPFRLLIGFIAKK; the protein is encoded by the coding sequence ATGCTCTCAATCCCACAACTTCAAAAAATATATACAGCCGAAAAGGTTTTAGTGGTATTAATTTCTCGCGTTTATTTTAAAAATGCGGAAACAGAACAAGTACAAAACTTTATAGCCGAAGCTGATGTTGACTGGGATTTGCTTTATCGGATTATACGGGCACACCATATACGATCGTTTATCTACCACACCATCGCTACCCGGGGGCTAAAGGTTGACTCCGGCTTTGAAGCCCGGCTTAAAAAAGATTCGCTCGACATCAATGTTCAAAATCTGCATCAATTACATTTTACAAAACAACTGCTCAACGATTTTGCCTCACTTGGTGTAAAAGCTATACCTTATAAAGGGATTAATTTTGGTTCGAAGTATTACGAATCCATATCAATCAGGGAGAGCAGCGATATAGATATGCTGGTCGACAGAAATTCTGTAAAGCAAATGCGCAAATATTTTCATGAAAACAAATTCGTTGCAAAAGCAGATATACCTGATAGATATTTAAATTATGCCTTATTTTTCTTTAAAGAACTGGCTTTTAAAACACCTAAGGACAAACTTAACATCAATTGCTCTGTAGAAATACAATGGAGGCTGATCGATTTCTTTCTCGGCAAATTTGCGGGTTTTGATTATTTTGAGAAACAGTTAGGTAATAACGCGATAGATGCTTTAAAAGCACTCAATCCCACTAACGATATGATTTGTATGGCATCGCATCACTTCATCAGGGAGCCGCTTACCAGTTTTAAATATGTAATTGATGCAGCCTGCTTGTTGAAAACCAGCGCCCAGGAAATTGATCATGAAGAGATAACTAAACTATTGAAAAGATACAATTATCAAAACTTTTATGGGGTAGCACTCTTAACCATAAACGATCTGCTCGGCGTAGACATCAGTACAAAACCATATCAAACTGAATACAAAAATAATAAAGTCCTATTGAATAGCTGCCTGGCTTTCCCGCCGCTAAAAAAAGTGAGTTTACCCAATAAAGCTAACTTAATATTAATCTGGAACCGGCACAACCTTAAAGGTAAAGCAGATATGGCATTGAGGCTTTTTTTTTACGCTTTTTTACCATCGCCCTATGATCTAAATAAACTTAACTTACCTCTATTTTTACTACCGCTGGTTGTTATTTTTCGGCCTTTCAGGCTTTTAATTGGTTTTATAGCTAAAAAATAA
- the cysC gene encoding adenylyl-sulfate kinase produces MTEQEKPQNQANLFYQASKVTRRQRETVNQNAAFTIWFTGLSGAGKSTIATELDSWLFDNHYYSYVLDGDNTRIGINKDLSFSRADRGENIRRVAEICKLFNDAGIICIASFISPFADDRQKARDIIGPDSFIETFIDTSIETCKQRDTKGLYQLAESGMLPDFTGISSPFDLPLNPDIHIKTDLKSVDECVNEIIITLARVKKIREINLKTLPTSADKH; encoded by the coding sequence ATGACCGAACAAGAAAAACCTCAAAATCAGGCCAATTTATTTTATCAAGCCAGTAAGGTTACCCGTAGGCAACGCGAAACGGTAAACCAAAACGCCGCGTTCACCATTTGGTTCACTGGGCTATCGGGGGCCGGAAAATCAACCATCGCGACCGAATTAGATAGTTGGTTATTTGATAACCATTACTATTCGTATGTATTGGATGGCGATAATACACGCATCGGCATCAACAAAGACCTGTCGTTTAGCAGGGCAGACAGGGGCGAGAATATCAGGCGGGTAGCCGAAATTTGCAAACTCTTTAACGATGCCGGTATAATTTGCATAGCTTCATTTATATCGCCCTTTGCAGACGACAGGCAGAAGGCGCGCGACATTATAGGCCCCGATAGCTTTATAGAGACTTTTATAGATACATCGATTGAGACTTGCAAGCAACGCGATACAAAAGGCCTTTATCAATTGGCCGAAAGCGGGATGCTACCTGACTTTACTGGCATCAGCAGCCCTTTTGATTTGCCTTTGAATCCAGACATCCATATCAAAACAGATTTGAAATCGGTTGATGAATGCGTGAACGAAATTATTATCACGCTTGCGCGGGTAAAAAAAATCAGAGAAATAAATTTGAAAACCTTACCAACAAGCGCTGATAAACATTAA